One Spinacia oleracea cultivar Varoflay chromosome 4, BTI_SOV_V1, whole genome shotgun sequence DNA segment encodes these proteins:
- the LOC130471478 gene encoding uncharacterized protein — translation MWKGVEAFDAFAGEKFNLRAALFWTINDFSGYAMLFGLSIKGYNSCPICLDSTPSDRFGSKICYCSYRKWLPSDHPYRCQGDKFCEKFGTNEWGNAPSHPSGTDILRQQEKVKHVYGKSKAPPKKRQREHDDDDDVQDESDFGTKRSIFFDLVYWEHNLLRHNLDVMHIEKNVSENILGTLLSMDKSRDSRNDREALEAWRIKSHLWLSTILTEDILPVALRASKVTKVIDLLARLSSFFKKLCSTTIDPDDLDGLQNEIILTLCELEKEFLPSFFTIMVHLLIHLVEEVKLGGPVQYRWMYPIERYLSHLKSHVTNKAQPEGSIAEGFLLEETIRFCSRYLQVVKTIFNIPKRMDDDIPNPNDYLFNSGGRVIGKEVSIRLDDKSLKQAHRYILLHSDEIKGDLDEFLTEKRQMNLQNPVTESDESNWIIDEFGGWLQNKVHYIDATTEYGKLRKALAGGLHSYGRKLKGYIINGYKFLSTDRDSRLLTQTSGIMVEADGDAYYGKVKDIYELD, via the exons ATGTGGAAAGGGGTTGAAGCTTTTGATGCTTTTGCTGGAGAGAAATTTAATTTGCGTGCGGCTTTGTTTTGGACTATTAATGACTTTTCCGGCTATGCAATGCTCTTTGGTTTGAGCATAAAAGGTTACAATTCATGTCCTATATGCTTAGATTCCACGCCTTCTGATAGATTTGGGAGCAAGATTTGCTATTGTAGCTATAGAAAATGGTTACCTTCAGATCACCCATATCGATGTCAAGGTGACAAGTTTTGTGAGAAGTTTGGAACTAATGAGTGGGGTAATGCCCCATCTCATCCTAGCGGCACTGATATATTGAGGCAGCAAGAAAAGGTGAAGCATGTTTACGGAAAGTCGAAGGCACCACCGAAAAAGAGGCAAAGAGaacatgatgatgatgatgatgtccAAGATGAAAGTGACTTTGGTACCAAGAGAAGCATATTCTTTGATTTGGTGTATTGGGAGCATAATCTTCTAAGGCATAATTTAGATGtgatgcacattgagaaaaacgTGTCTGAGAATATTTTGGGAACTCTTCTTAGTATGGATAAGAGTAGAGATAGTAGGAATGATCGAGAAGCCCTTGAAGCATGGAGAATAAAGTCTCACCTTTGGCTGAGTACTATCCTAACGGAG GATATCCTTCCCGTTGCCTTAAGGGCCTCTAAAGTTACAAAAGTAATTGACTTGTTGGCTAGATTGTCTTCCTTTTTCAAGAAGTTGTGCTCTACTACTATTGATCCAGATGATTTAGATGGTCttcaaaatgaaattattttaacTCTTTGTGAGTTGGAAAAGGAGTTTCTGCCTTCATTTTTCACAATCATGGTCCATTTGTTGATTCACTTAGTGGAGGAGGTTAAACTTGGTGGACCAGTGCAATACAGATGGATGTATCCCATTGAAAG GTACTTGTCCCATTTGAAATCACATGTAACCAATAAAGCCCAACCCGAAGGATCTATTGCAGAAGGCTTCCTTTTAGAGGAGACAATTAGGTTTTGTTCGAGATATCTTCAAGTTGTTAAGACCATCTTCAACATACCTAAAAGGATGGATGATGACATTCCAAATCCCAATGATTACTTGTTTAATTCCGGTGGTCGAGTTATTGGGAAGGAGGTCAGCATTCGCCTTGATGACAAAAGCTTAAAACAAGCTCATCGCTACATTTTGCTTCACTCTGATGAGATAAAAGGGGATCTGGA TGAATTTTTAACCGAGAAACGTCAAATGAACTTACAAAATCCTGTCACGGAGAGTGATGAAAGTAACTGGATCATCGATGAATTTGGAGGGTGGCTGCAAAATAAG GTACATTACATAGATGCAACCACCGAATATGGGAAACTAAGAAAAGCTTTGGCGGGTGGTTTGCATTCTTATGgtagaaaattaaaaggataCATAATCAATGGATACAAATTCCTTTCCACGGATCGCGATTCTCGTCTTTTGACACAAACTTCTGGAATTATGGTCGAAGCGGATGGAGATGCCTACTATGGAAAAGTGAAAGATATCTATGAATTAGATTAA